A window of Longispora fulva contains these coding sequences:
- a CDS encoding trypsin-like serine protease, with the protein MRKLTMRTLAALAVAVLAVLTLPGTAEAIRGGTPVSVADYPWAAVSTRPGSAHPYRESCSGVLLSPTLFMTAGHCTMKVETWDVRTVIVGRTDMATTEGIEVKPVDAWLHPDYPNCNEGLQCGDIGIWVLAKPVGTSYVQIGTAADEAVGTNSTMISWGQIGGGTNSTIARKATFPVTTEQTCKDKGYDFKTGKILCFGPVNGDVGTCVGDSGAGYVVGAKLIAVHSGGDSNCNGPQMGMRVVDQAANIQKIIDGHGDQSGWRHLGTGTPANDFSVSTSPTSGDVGPGQAASVTVNTATTSGAAQSVALSASGLPSGVTASFSPTSVQSGSSSTLTLATSANTPPGTYPITVTGTGSATHTATYTLRVTGSDPAGDFSIGLSPASGTVAAGASTTTTVNTATTVGSARTVNLTASMGAAAPVGITVTLNPNSVQSGASSTMTVSASSTTPAGTYPITVLGTAASDPALTHAVEYTLTVTGGAPARTFRSDTDYPIRDNQRLFSPVTSTATGQAATSVSLRIGLSHTCSEDLGISLVAPGGQVYTVKFSGSGNYPCTPWNGERTFTATGVASAASGTWQLRVTDYGPGDQGTLDYWSLTL; encoded by the coding sequence ATGCGAAAACTGACTATGAGGACACTCGCCGCGCTGGCCGTCGCCGTGCTCGCGGTCCTGACCCTGCCGGGTACGGCCGAGGCGATCCGGGGCGGCACCCCGGTATCCGTCGCGGACTATCCCTGGGCGGCGGTGAGCACCCGGCCGGGCAGCGCGCACCCGTACCGCGAGTCGTGTAGCGGGGTGCTGCTGTCGCCGACGCTGTTCATGACGGCCGGGCACTGCACGATGAAGGTGGAGACCTGGGACGTGCGCACCGTGATCGTCGGGCGCACCGACATGGCCACTACCGAGGGGATCGAGGTGAAGCCGGTCGACGCGTGGCTGCACCCTGACTACCCGAACTGCAACGAGGGACTGCAGTGCGGCGACATCGGCATCTGGGTCCTGGCCAAACCCGTCGGCACCTCCTACGTCCAGATCGGCACCGCCGCCGACGAGGCGGTCGGCACCAACTCCACGATGATCAGCTGGGGCCAGATCGGCGGCGGCACCAACTCCACGATCGCCCGCAAGGCCACCTTCCCCGTCACGACCGAGCAGACCTGCAAGGACAAGGGCTACGACTTCAAGACCGGCAAGATCCTGTGCTTCGGCCCCGTGAACGGCGACGTCGGCACCTGCGTGGGTGACAGCGGAGCCGGGTATGTCGTCGGCGCAAAGCTGATCGCCGTGCACTCCGGGGGCGACTCCAACTGCAACGGCCCGCAGATGGGCATGCGGGTGGTCGACCAGGCCGCCAACATCCAGAAAATCATCGACGGGCACGGGGACCAGTCGGGCTGGCGGCACCTGGGCACCGGTACCCCCGCGAATGACTTCTCGGTGTCGACCAGCCCGACCAGCGGCGACGTCGGGCCGGGCCAGGCCGCGAGCGTCACCGTGAACACGGCCACGACCTCCGGAGCCGCCCAGTCCGTCGCCCTGAGCGCATCGGGCCTGCCCAGTGGCGTCACCGCCTCGTTCTCCCCCACCTCGGTGCAGTCCGGCTCCTCGTCGACTCTCACACTCGCGACCAGCGCGAACACCCCGCCGGGGACCTATCCGATCACGGTCACCGGCACGGGATCAGCAACGCACACCGCCACCTACACGCTGCGGGTCACCGGATCCGATCCGGCCGGCGACTTCTCGATCGGCCTCAGCCCGGCCTCGGGCACCGTCGCCGCCGGAGCCTCCACGACCACCACGGTGAACACGGCCACCACCGTCGGAAGCGCGCGGACTGTGAACCTCACCGCCAGCATGGGGGCCGCCGCGCCAGTGGGGATCACCGTCACCCTCAACCCGAACTCCGTGCAGTCGGGGGCCTCGTCGACGATGACCGTCTCGGCCTCCTCGACCACGCCGGCCGGCACCTACCCGATCACCGTCCTCGGCACGGCTGCCAGCGACCCGGCGTTGACCCACGCCGTCGAGTACACCCTTACCGTCACCGGCGGAGCCCCGGCCCGCACCTTCCGCAGCGACACCGACTACCCGATCCGCGACAACCAGCGCCTCTTCAGCCCGGTGACCTCCACGGCCACCGGACAGGCCGCGACCTCGGTCAGCCTGCGGATCGGGCTCAGCCACACCTGCTCGGAGGACCTGGGCATCTCCCTCGTCGCGCCGGGCGGGCAGGTGTACACCGTGAAGTTCTCCGGCAGCGGCAACTACCCGTGCACGCCGTGGAACGGGGAGCGGACGTTCACCGCCACCGGGGTCGCCTCGGCCGCTTCCGGGACCTGGCAGCTGCGGGTCACCGATTACGGCCCCGGCGACCAGGGCACCCTTGACTACTGGTCGCTGACCCTGTAA
- a CDS encoding putative quinol monooxygenase has protein sequence MMYALLNKLTAKPGHRDEVLELLVASGRLLRDNPACLLYLVSASVAEPEVIWVQDLWIGREEHEAFLNRPELRPFIDRTVPLLAGMPEQMELRSVRGVGASLPPELR, from the coding sequence ATGATGTACGCGCTGTTGAACAAGCTGACCGCCAAGCCTGGGCACCGCGACGAGGTGCTGGAACTGCTCGTCGCGTCGGGCAGGCTGCTGCGCGACAACCCGGCGTGCCTGCTGTACCTGGTGTCCGCCTCCGTCGCCGAGCCCGAGGTGATCTGGGTACAGGACCTGTGGATCGGCCGCGAGGAGCACGAGGCGTTCCTGAACCGGCCCGAGCTGCGCCCGTTCATCGACCGGACGGTACCACTGCTCGCCGGCATGCCGGAACAGATGGAACTCCGCTCCGTGCGCGGCGTCGGAGCGTCGCTGCCACCCGAACTGCGCTGA